One segment of Panicum virgatum strain AP13 chromosome 3K, P.virgatum_v5, whole genome shotgun sequence DNA contains the following:
- the LOC120700615 gene encoding uncharacterized protein LOC120700615 has protein sequence MAAGYAEQLLGRVSSLVRTCTRRVSRATRRLLRHRKKPAAAALCARGAAIDKKGGEVALWSRRILMGERCQPLDFAGAIHYDSFGRRLARPPTPRSASSLSCRSPGSAAAAAASDDEDASYLENADA, from the coding sequence ATGGCGGCGGGCTACGCGGAGCAGCTCCTGGGGCGGGTGTCGAGCCTGGTGCGGACGTGCACCCGGCGCGTGTCGCGCGCCACCCGGCGCCTCCTCCGGCACAGGaagaagccggcggcggcggcgctgtgcgctCGCGGGGCGGCCATCGACAAGAAGGGCGGCGAGGTGGCCCTGTGGAGCCGGCGGATCCTGATGGGGGAGCGGTGCCAGCCGCTGGACTTCGCGGGCGCCATCCACTACGACAGCTTcgggcggcggctggcgcggccgcccacgccgcgctccGCGTCTTCCCTGTCGTGCCGCTCccccggcagcgccgccgccgccgccgcctccgacgaCGAAGACGCGAGCTACCTGGAGAACGCCGACGCCTGA
- the LOC120700486 gene encoding bidirectional sugar transporter SWEET5-like: MVNADAVRNIVGIIGNVISFGLFLSPLPTFIQIVNKGDVEKFVPDPYLATFLNCALWVFYGLPIVHPNSILVVTINGTGLLIETVYLSIFFAYAPRPKRLKMLGVLAVELVFLAAVAAGVLLGAHTTDQRSMVVGSICIFFGTIMYAAPLTVMKRVITTKSVEYMPFTLSLVSFLNGICWTTYALIRFDIFITIPNGLGTLLGLAQLILYFCYYGSTPSKPSGDGNSGMELPVTAGDEGKN, from the exons ATGGTGAACGCCGACGCCGTCCGCAACATCGTCGGCATCATCG GCAACGTCATCTCGTTCGGCCTGTTCCTGTCGCCGCTGCCGACCTTCATCCAGATCGTGAACAAGGGCGACGTGGAGAAGTTCGTGCCGGACCCGTACCTGGCGACGTTCCTCAACTGCGCGCTGTGGGTGTTCTACGGCCTCCCCATCGTGCACCCCAACAGCATCCTCGTGGTCACCATCAACGGCACGGGCCTCCTCATCGAGACCGTCTACCTCTCCATCTTCTTCGCCTACGCGCCCAGGCCCAAGCGCCTCAAGATGCTGGGCGTCCTCGCCGTGGAGCTcgtcttcctcgccgccgtcgccgcgggggTGCTCCTCGGCGCGCACACCACCGACCAGCGCTCCATGGTCGTCGGCAGCATCTGCATCTTCTTCGGCACCATCATGTACGCCGCGCCGCTCACCGTCATGAAGCGAGTCATCACCACCAAGAGCGTCGAGTACATGCCCTTCACGCTCTCCTTGGTCAGCTTCCTCAACGGCATCTGCTGGACCACCTACGCGCTCATCCGATTCGACATCTTCATCACG ATCCCCAACGGCCTGGGAACGCTGCTGGGCTTGGCGCAGCTGATCCTCTACTTCTGCTACTACGGGTCGACGCCCAGCAAGCCGAGCGGCGACGGTAATAGCGGCATGGAGCTGCCAGTGACGGCCGGCGACGAGGGCAAGAactag
- the LOC120700487 gene encoding chaperone protein DnaJ-like has protein sequence MAGGSGKATYYAVLGVARDASAGEIRAAWRRLSLIWHPDKLKGAAGDHSRQKEQALARYHEIQEAYKVLSDPSRKAMYDRALLQQQRFDDAANGRDKKSLVGVLERPGGCGTVDDPSDRVDKIEIKIKSSSSSARTGRPASGRIDLSFTFTTAAAPDEGTSPGGGGPRNARCAAGSSSAPRRRAAPRSKLQTLIEARLRCGRKD, from the exons ATGGCCGGGGGCTCCGGGAAGGCGACCTACTACGCGGTGCTTGGCGTGGCTCGTGACGCGTCCGCCGGCGAGATCCGCGCCGCCTGGCGCCGCCTGTCCCTG ATATGGCACCCTGACAAGCTGAAGGGGGCAGCAGGAGATCACTCTCGTCAGAAGGAGCAAGCCCTGGCCAGGTACCACGAGATCCAGGAGGCCTACAAAG TGCTGTCCGACCCGTCGAGGAAGGCCATGTACGACCGGGCCCTGCTCCAGCAGCAGCGGTTCGACGATGCTGCCAACGGCCGCGACAAG AAATCTTTGGTCGGCGTGCTGGAGCGTCCTGGCGGCTGCGGCACCGTGGACGACCCGTCGGACAGGGTCGACAAGATAGAGATCAAGATCAAGAGCTCCTCCTCGTCGGCTCGCACCGGCAGGCCAGCTTCTGGACGGATCGACCTGTCCTTCACCTTcaccaccgcggcggcgcccgacgaGGGGAccagccccggcggcggcggaccccgGAACGCCCGATGTGcagcaggctcctcctcggccccgcgccgccgtgccgccccgcGCTCGAAGCTACAGACTTTGATCGAGGCCAGGCTGCGGTGCGGCCGCAAAGACTAG